The DNA sequence ATTAAAAAAGTCATGATGTTTTCTTATAATGGAGATTTAGCTGAATAAATAGCTAAATTTTTATAATCTTTTCATTATTCTTATATTTATGCAATTAACAATCGGTATAGTAAACTGGAACACTGCGGAACATTTAAAAAAATGCTTAAATTCAATATTTAAAAGTAAAACTCACTTTCAATATGAAGTATACATTGTGGATAATAATTCTTCAGATAATAGTTTTGAGATAATTTCAAGATACAAAAAAGTCAAACTTATTCAAAATAAAGAAAATATCGGCATGGCTGCTTCTCTAAATCAAATAATTAAAGCAACAGATTCTGAATATCTTTTATTTTTACATCCTGATACAGAAATCTCTGAAGATACAATTGAAAAAATGTTAAAATTTTTAAATAAATATCCTTTGATTGGAATTGCAGGACCAAAACTAGTTTACCCTAATAATAAAATATTTTATTCGTGCCATAAATTTCCCACAATTATAAATCTTATTAAAGATGAAATTGGTTTAAATGGAGTTTATATGCGTAAAGCAAACCATAATAAGATACAAAAAGTTGATATTATAGCAAGCGCAGCAATTTTCATAAGAAGGCATTTATTCGGAGAAATAGGCTTATTAGACGAAAGATTTACTAACTGGTGTGCAGAATGGGATTTTGCATATAAAGCTAAAGAAAAGGGTCATGCGAGGGTATATGCGCCAATTACTAAAGTAATTCATTATGAAATAATGTCCGATACTAATTTAGAATATAAAAAACATTCTTATCCTATCGCGAATATAATGTTAGAACGATTATTATTATTTTATAAGAAACATTATTCATGGATTTCAATGATGCTATTAAAAAAATTAACTATTTTAAGACTAATAATTAAATCAGTGATTTATCCTAAAAGGTCCAGAGATTATTGGAAAGCAATTAAATTTACTATTTTCTGCTAACTTCTTTAAGAGCATTATTAAATTTTTCCAAAAAAACTGACCATGAAAAATTTTCTTTAACGTGTTTACGGCCTGTTTTGCCAATTTTTTCAACTAAATCAAAATTATCTGCGAGTAAAGACATCTTTGCAACCATTTCTTCAGGAGAATTAACTAAATATCCGGTTTTACCTTCAATTATAGTTTCTCTCGGACCGCCTTCATTAACTGAAATAATTGGCTTTTCACAAGCCATAGCTTCAAGTGGCGTAATTCCAAAATCTTCATTGATTGCTGTAAATAAATGAGCATAAGCATCTCTACAAACCTGTTGGTATTCTTTCTCAGGAAGATTCAATAAAAATTTAGCAACGCCATATTTTTTTAGTTTGCAGAGATATGGCCTATCTGAATCAAGAGCGCTTCCTGCAATAATTAACTCAAAATCCGGATGATTTTTCTTAAATACAAAAAATGCTTTCAAAGCAAATTCGAGTCTTTTTGAAGAAGTTATTCTTCCCGGGATTAAAAAATAGTTTTTATAGTCCCCCGGATTGAAATCATTAACATCAACTCCCGGATGTATTATATCTGAGGATTTATTTAAATAAGTAGATAACCTGTCCTGTACATTTTTGGAGTTACAAATGACTTTTTCAATTTTCTGAACAATGGGATAATTTAATTTTCGATATATTTTTGTAAGAGAATAAAACCCTGCTTTTGTTAAAAGATTACTTCGTTCTTTCATGCGTAGGCTATAAAGATCATAAAATGCCCTATGCGGAGAATGACAATACCATAATACACGCTCATTATTCTGACTAATCCAATGAGACGGCGACCAATGCGGGTTAATAACATCATAATTTTCTTTTAGTTTAAAGTTATGGAACCCATAGGCCGATTTAACTGTAAAAAATTTATTCATTGCATAAGGTTTAATAATTTTTATGTCGTGTTCTTTAAATCCGGCCCAAGTTTTTTCTTTATTGTAATTGAATGTATATAATGTAGGATTATATTTATCGGCAATGCGTAATATAACATTCTCTGCGCCCCCCTTTAGATTTAGATTCGTTTGAAATATAATTAAGTCCATTTTAAATGAAATAAACCGCAAAATATTATAAAATTATGTATTATAGAATAAATGATAAATTTAAAAAGAAATACTGATTAATTTGATTAATGGATTATAAAGATTTTTTAAGCGGAAAAACTGAAGAAACATTTTATTTTAAAGCAAAAAATCGGCTAATCAATATTATTATGAAAAAAATTAAAAAAAAAATTTTTAAAAATAACGATGAAAAATTTAAAATATTAAATTTAGGCGTTGGCATGGGAAACGACTTGAAAATTTTTAAAAAATACGGCGAAAATTATATAATTGATATCAATGATAAAGCTTTAAATCAAATTGATAAAAGACTATATACTGAAAAAAAAAAAGAAGATGCCTGTAACCTATCATATAAAGACAATTTTTTTGATATTGTAGTTGCATTGGGTGTATTAGAGCATGTTAAAGAGGATAATAAGCTAATTAATGAAGCATACAGAACATTAAAAACAGGGGGGGTATTTGTTTTTGAGGTACCTTGCCATCAATTTCTGTTTAGCAGTCATGATGTTGCATTAGAACATTATCGCAGATATTCCAATAAAAGAATAATAAAATTACTGGCTCGATTTAACAATTTAGAGATATTCTATTGGAATTTTCTATTATTTATTCCTGTTATGATAATGAGGATATTTAGAAAAAAATCCGAACCCAAAGTAGATAATATGAAAGTACCTCGGTTTATTGATAATATACTTTACTATATTCTTAATTTTGAAAATAATTTAATTAAAAGCAATATAAAAGTACCAACGGGGATTGGACTTATCGGTTATTGCCAAAAGCCATTATAATCGCATTTTTTACTAGTATGTATAAGTGTGCATTGATTATTTAGCCAGAAAATACACTTATTTCCCGCCAGTTTTTGACTGATGGTTTTAGATATCAGAAAGAGCGAAACGAGTATGCCATCAGTTATAGTAAAGTTTCATTTTACTGCATGATCCTAATTTTTCTTAAATCAGCACAACAATCTTTAAAAAGGAACCTTATATTAGATAATCCATGCAGCCCTTCTATAATATTGAAAAAGAACCATTAAAAATTCTTTTAATCTATCCTAATAGAATAGAATCGCCTAAAGACATTTCTCACGGTTTAGCGCAAATAAGCGCAGTTCTTAAAAAAGAAGGACACATCATAGAGCTACTGGACTCAACATTTCAAGAATTAAGTGACGAGACAATAATAAATAAAGTCAAAGAATTCCAACCCCAGCTTGTTGCAATGACAGCCGCATCAAACGATTATTATTATTCTAAACATATAGCTGAAGTCATTAAAAAAGTATCTAATGTACTAATACTTGTAGGAGGATTTCATGCTATAATTGCGCCTTATGATTTTGTAAAACATGACTGCTTTGACATGGTCTGCATTGGTGAAGGAGAAGATGCCATTAAAGAATTAGCATATTATATACAAAGAGGCAATATAAATTACAATATCAAAAATATCTGGTTTAAAAGAGGTGAAGAAGTAATCACAAACCCTCTTAGAAAATTAAATGAAAATCTTGAATCTTTGCCATTTCCTGATACTGAATTATTTGATTATCAAAAATATATTAATGCCAATAGAGGACTTGCAACTTTTATTTCTACAAGGGGCTGTCCTTATCAATGTACTTATTGTATAAACAAAACTTTAATCGGGAAATATGCAGGCTTAGGCAAATTTATTAGATACAAATCAATTGATTATTTATTTGAAGAGATTAAAGGAGTTATCAAGAAATACAATGTTAAAGAAATTGAATTCTATGATGACACTTTCACACTGGATATTAAAAGAGTAAGAGAATTTTGCGAACGATATCCTAAAGAAATTAAACTTCCTTTTTACTTAAACGTCAGAGTGAATTCAGTGACTGAAGAGATGTTTAAACTACTAAAAAAAGCTGGATGTACAAGAGTAAACATAGGTGTAGAGGCAGGAGACAAATACATAAGAAACGAAATATTAAAACGCAATATGACCGATGAACAGATTATTCAAACATTCAAGTGGGCAAGAGTTGCAGGTCTTGAAACTTATGCATTCAACATGATTGGTCTTCCTTATGAAACTAAAGAAAGTATACAAAAAACAATTGAATTAAACATGAAGATTCAACCAGACAGAGTTGGTGCATCAATATTCAATGCTTATAAAGGGACAGAACTTTATAAAATTTGTAAAGAGAACGGCTGGTTAAAAGAAGAAATAACTAAAGATTCATATTTCCAATCAAGTAATGTTAATCACCCTAACTTTACAATTAAAGAATTAAAATTTATTCGTGACACATTTGGCGCGCAAGTATATAGAAAAGAAAGAAAGTTAAGAGCAACATTGGATATCATAGATAAAACTTTAAGTAAGTATCCCTTTTTTTATCAGATAAGATCATTTTTATTTAGAATTAATGTTGTGAGAAGATTGGTGAAAAGCTTATGATTTCGATATTAATAACATCATACAAAGAATCGAGAACAATTGGGAAAGCAATTGAAGCATTTAACAACCAAAAAATTAAAGAAAATTATGAAATTCTTGTTGCTTCTCCGGATTTTGAAACCGGGACCGTTGTGATGAAATATGCTTCGATGTTTCCAAATATAAGATGGATTCAAGACAAAAGGAAGGGTAAACCCGCAGCAATTAATTTGCTTTTAAAAGAAGCAAAGGGAGATATTTTATTTTTAAGCGACGGAGACGTATATGTAAGTGATAATTCAGTAAATGATTTATTAGAACATTTTAAAGATCCAAAGGTTGGAATTGTTTCAGGCAGGCCGGTATCATTATCTCCTAAAAATACGATGCTGGGATATTGGTCGCATTTATTAACTAATGAAGCAGCACATGCTACTAGAATTGAAAGGACTCAGAAAGGTGAATTTATAGTTTGTTCAGGATATTTATTTGCAATAAGAAAAAAATTTCAATACATCCCAGAAGATTTGCTCAGTGAAGATGCAATAATGTCTCATTTGATGTGGCAAAAAGGATATAAAACAAATTATGAACCCAAAGCAGAGGTATATGTAAAATATCCTACAAACTTTAAAGATTGGATAATACAAAAAAAAAGAAGTGCTGGCGGATATCAACAAATAAGCAAATACTTTAAAAACCCCCCTATAATGAGAAGTTTTAGCAAAGAAATAATTAATGGTTGGTATAAACCCTTAAAATATGCAAGCAATACTAAAGAATTTATTTGGTCCTTAGCATTATATCCCGCAAGA is a window from the Candidatus Woesearchaeota archaeon genome containing:
- a CDS encoding glycosyltransferase family 2 protein, whose amino-acid sequence is MQLTIGIVNWNTAEHLKKCLNSIFKSKTHFQYEVYIVDNNSSDNSFEIISRYKKVKLIQNKENIGMAASLNQIIKATDSEYLLFLHPDTEISEDTIEKMLKFLNKYPLIGIAGPKLVYPNNKIFYSCHKFPTIINLIKDEIGLNGVYMRKANHNKIQKVDIIASAAIFIRRHLFGEIGLLDERFTNWCAEWDFAYKAKEKGHARVYAPITKVIHYEIMSDTNLEYKKHSYPIANIMLERLLLFYKKHYSWISMMLLKKLTILRLIIKSVIYPKRSRDYWKAIKFTIFC
- a CDS encoding glycosyltransferase family 4 protein, with protein sequence MDLIIFQTNLNLKGGAENVILRIADKYNPTLYTFNYNKEKTWAGFKEHDIKIIKPYAMNKFFTVKSAYGFHNFKLKENYDVINPHWSPSHWISQNNERVLWYCHSPHRAFYDLYSLRMKERSNLLTKAGFYSLTKIYRKLNYPIVQKIEKVICNSKNVQDRLSTYLNKSSDIIHPGVDVNDFNPGDYKNYFLIPGRITSSKRLEFALKAFFVFKKNHPDFELIIAGSALDSDRPYLCKLKKYGVAKFLLNLPEKEYQQVCRDAYAHLFTAINEDFGITPLEAMACEKPIISVNEGGPRETIIEGKTGYLVNSPEEMVAKMSLLADNFDLVEKIGKTGRKHVKENFSWSVFLEKFNNALKEVSRK
- a CDS encoding class I SAM-dependent methyltransferase, whose product is MDYKDFLSGKTEETFYFKAKNRLINIIMKKIKKKIFKNNDEKFKILNLGVGMGNDLKIFKKYGENYIIDINDKALNQIDKRLYTEKKKEDACNLSYKDNFFDIVVALGVLEHVKEDNKLINEAYRTLKTGGVFVFEVPCHQFLFSSHDVALEHYRRYSNKRIIKLLARFNNLEIFYWNFLLFIPVMIMRIFRKKSEPKVDNMKVPRFIDNILYYILNFENNLIKSNIKVPTGIGLIGYCQKPL
- a CDS encoding radical SAM protein; translated protein: MQPFYNIEKEPLKILLIYPNRIESPKDISHGLAQISAVLKKEGHIIELLDSTFQELSDETIINKVKEFQPQLVAMTAASNDYYYSKHIAEVIKKVSNVLILVGGFHAIIAPYDFVKHDCFDMVCIGEGEDAIKELAYYIQRGNINYNIKNIWFKRGEEVITNPLRKLNENLESLPFPDTELFDYQKYINANRGLATFISTRGCPYQCTYCINKTLIGKYAGLGKFIRYKSIDYLFEEIKGVIKKYNVKEIEFYDDTFTLDIKRVREFCERYPKEIKLPFYLNVRVNSVTEEMFKLLKKAGCTRVNIGVEAGDKYIRNEILKRNMTDEQIIQTFKWARVAGLETYAFNMIGLPYETKESIQKTIELNMKIQPDRVGASIFNAYKGTELYKICKENGWLKEEITKDSYFQSSNVNHPNFTIKELKFIRDTFGAQVYRKERKLRATLDIIDKTLSKYPFFYQIRSFLFRINVVRRLVKSL
- a CDS encoding glycosyltransferase; this translates as MISILITSYKESRTIGKAIEAFNNQKIKENYEILVASPDFETGTVVMKYASMFPNIRWIQDKRKGKPAAINLLLKEAKGDILFLSDGDVYVSDNSVNDLLEHFKDPKVGIVSGRPVSLSPKNTMLGYWSHLLTNEAAHATRIERTQKGEFIVCSGYLFAIRKKFQYIPEDLLSEDAIMSHLMWQKGYKTNYEPKAEVYVKYPTNFKDWIIQKKRSAGGYQQISKYFKNPPIMRSFSKEIINGWYKPLKYASNTKEFIWSLALYPARLYLWLKIFMDINNKHFNLLDIWKPVESTK